A stretch of the Solirubrobacterales bacterium genome encodes the following:
- the bcp gene encoding thioredoxin-dependent thiol peroxidase, which produces MLEAGSKAPDFTLKDQDGESFTLSEALGETIVLYFYPKANTPGCTTQACGVRDHRLDYSHAGARVVGISPDEVKAVRKFDDDHGLGFTLLADRDHEVAGLYGTWVEKSMYGKKYMGVQRATFIIGQDGKIARVFPSVQPKKHDDQVLKALVELNTTV; this is translated from the coding sequence ATGCTTGAAGCCGGCTCCAAGGCTCCCGATTTCACCCTGAAGGATCAGGATGGGGAGTCCTTCACCCTCTCCGAAGCCCTCGGGGAGACGATCGTCCTCTACTTCTATCCGAAGGCCAACACTCCGGGCTGCACGACCCAGGCCTGTGGAGTCCGCGACCACCGGCTCGATTACAGCCACGCCGGAGCCCGAGTGGTCGGCATCTCGCCGGACGAAGTCAAGGCAGTCCGCAAGTTCGACGACGACCACGGCCTCGGGTTCACGCTGCTGGCCGACCGGGACCACGAGGTCGCGGGCCTCTACGGCACCTGGGTCGAGAAGTCGATGTACGGCAAGAAGTACATGGGAGTCCAGCGGGCCACCTTCATCATCGGCCAGGACGGCAAGATCGCCCGCGTCTTCCCCAGTGTGCAGCCGAAGAAACATGACGACCAGGTGCTGAAGGCCCTGGTCGAGCTCAACACCACAGTCTGA
- a CDS encoding methyltransferase domain-containing protein has protein sequence MLDWGRGKYELTASQLAPIADLVIDAVEPVNGRRLLDIACGTGNAALEAARRGARGVGLDAAPRLLAVAGTRARQEDLDLDWIEADMTELPFDEDSFEIVTSVFGTIFGDPELVAAEIGRVLAPTGRMAITSWEPTGTMERIRRLIAEHVAAAVGGEAAGGASPTGEEGNNPFNWGSTDDLRELFADHGLVVQCEAHRLSFETASPEDQNQIWFDHQPMFLGLREILGPDGYEALRDETLAVLHAENEDPAAMRFTSSYLVTSGSPV, from the coding sequence GTGCTGGACTGGGGCCGCGGAAAATACGAGCTGACCGCATCTCAGCTGGCCCCGATCGCGGACCTGGTGATCGACGCGGTGGAACCGGTCAACGGGAGGCGGCTGCTGGATATCGCCTGCGGCACCGGAAATGCGGCGCTCGAGGCAGCGAGACGCGGGGCGCGAGGTGTCGGGCTCGATGCGGCCCCGAGACTGCTTGCGGTGGCGGGCACCCGGGCTCGCCAGGAGGATCTCGACCTCGACTGGATCGAGGCAGACATGACCGAACTGCCGTTTGACGAGGACAGCTTCGAGATCGTGACCTCGGTTTTCGGAACGATCTTTGGTGATCCGGAACTGGTCGCGGCGGAGATCGGACGGGTGCTCGCCCCGACGGGACGGATGGCGATCACCTCCTGGGAGCCGACCGGAACGATGGAGAGGATCCGTCGCCTGATCGCCGAGCACGTCGCTGCGGCCGTCGGCGGGGAGGCAGCGGGCGGCGCGTCGCCGACCGGAGAGGAAGGCAACAACCCCTTCAACTGGGGCAGCACCGACGACCTGCGTGAACTGTTTGCCGACCACGGTCTGGTGGTCCAGTGCGAGGCCCACCGGCTCTCCTTCGAGACCGCCTCACCCGAGGACCAGAATCAGATCTGGTTCGACCATCAGCCGATGTTTCTCGGACTGCGCGAGATCCTCGGCCCTGATGGGTACGAGGCCCTGCGGGACGAGACTCTCGCCGTGCTTCATGCCGAGAACGAGGACCCTGCGGCGATGCGGTTCACCTCCAGCTACCTGGTCACCTCGGGCAGTCCGGTCTGA
- a CDS encoding TRC40/GET3/ArsA family transport-energizing ATPase, with protein MPPRTILYTGKGGVGKTSVAAATARRCAALGRRTVIVSTDPAHSLADAVGTELGPDPVGIDRNLWGQEVIAETEMRRHWDRVGTWMAGLLLNQGVDRIRAEELTVPPGLGELFSLLQIKRHWEEGEFDVVIVDCAPSGETLRLLGYPEIAGWWMRRLFPGNRKLLGAAAPLAKALDVPLPEPELVDEVELLLDNLVTMDAILRDHRHCSIRLVMNPDRMVIDEARRTFAHLGLFGYLTDAVIVNRLFPPEVEGTYFESWRSRQTEHLNVVEEGFAPVPVLTSRFFEQEVVGTGMHELLADELHGDRDPGEILHRGLAREITTGRNGTRIRISAPFTEKEEIRVQQHGDELIVSAGELRRTIILPSGLARRSPDQARFEDGVLEITFSQENDPEPQTVPE; from the coding sequence ATGCCACCACGGACGATCCTCTACACGGGCAAGGGCGGAGTCGGCAAGACCTCGGTTGCTGCCGCGACTGCACGTCGCTGCGCGGCACTCGGGCGCCGCACCGTGATCGTCTCGACCGACCCCGCCCACAGTCTCGCCGACGCGGTCGGCACCGAACTGGGACCGGATCCGGTCGGGATCGACCGCAACCTGTGGGGTCAGGAGGTGATCGCCGAAACCGAGATGCGCCGCCACTGGGATCGGGTCGGCACCTGGATGGCCGGCCTGCTCCTGAATCAGGGTGTGGACCGGATCCGGGCCGAGGAACTGACCGTCCCTCCCGGCCTGGGTGAGCTGTTCTCCCTGCTTCAGATCAAGCGACACTGGGAGGAAGGCGAGTTCGACGTCGTGATCGTCGACTGCGCCCCGAGCGGAGAAACGCTCCGGCTGCTCGGCTACCCCGAGATCGCAGGATGGTGGATGCGGAGGCTCTTTCCCGGAAACCGCAAGCTGCTCGGGGCAGCGGCGCCGCTGGCCAAGGCGCTGGATGTCCCCCTGCCCGAGCCCGAGCTTGTCGATGAGGTCGAGCTGCTGCTGGACAACCTGGTGACCATGGACGCAATCCTCCGCGACCACCGTCACTGTTCGATCCGACTGGTGATGAACCCGGACCGGATGGTGATCGACGAGGCCCGCCGGACCTTCGCCCATCTCGGGCTTTTCGGCTACCTGACCGACGCGGTGATCGTCAACCGGCTGTTCCCGCCCGAAGTCGAGGGAACGTACTTCGAGTCGTGGCGCAGCCGCCAGACCGAGCATCTGAACGTGGTCGAGGAGGGGTTCGCCCCGGTGCCGGTGCTCACCTCCCGCTTTTTCGAGCAGGAGGTGGTCGGAACCGGGATGCATGAGCTGCTGGCGGACGAGCTCCACGGCGACCGTGATCCCGGTGAGATCCTCCATCGCGGCCTGGCCCGGGAGATCACCACCGGACGAAACGGGACCCGGATCCGGATCAGTGCCCCGTTCACGGAAAAGGAAGAGATCCGGGTCCAGCAGCACGGGGACGAGCTGATCGTCTCGGCCGGTGAGCTTCGCCGCACTATCATCCTGCCGTCGGGGCTTGCCCGTCGCAGTCCGGACCAGGCAAGGTTCGAAGACGGTGTCCTAGAGATCACTTTCAGTCAGGAAAATGACCCGGAACCACAAACAGTCCCCGAGTGA
- a CDS encoding UDP-galactose-lipid carrier transferase: MGRLDEADLSLDYGKKEGRRLLGIAQRRMAAIRLALGGQIGSSELGPPVCVLLEGWDAAGKGGAIKRLVAPIDPRHVRVSQFAAPTPDEARHHFLWRFWPAIPGWGGMAIFDRTWYGRVLVERIEGFARPDEWQRAFGEIRDFEQSLVDEGVIMVKLWMHISAEEQLRRFESRERSPLKRWKLTDEDWRNREKRDAYETAVEEMFERTESEHSRWHVIPGDSKRYARVAVINKVIEEIEAGARRWDFKLP, from the coding sequence ATGGGGAGACTCGACGAGGCCGACCTGAGCCTCGACTACGGCAAGAAGGAAGGCCGGAGGCTGCTGGGAATCGCCCAGCGCCGAATGGCCGCGATCCGGCTCGCGCTCGGCGGGCAGATCGGCAGCAGCGAGCTCGGCCCGCCGGTCTGCGTGCTGCTGGAAGGCTGGGACGCCGCCGGGAAGGGCGGCGCGATCAAGCGGCTGGTCGCACCGATCGATCCCCGCCACGTCCGGGTCTCCCAGTTCGCTGCGCCAACCCCCGACGAGGCCCGGCACCACTTTCTGTGGCGTTTCTGGCCGGCGATCCCGGGCTGGGGCGGCATGGCGATCTTTGACCGCACCTGGTACGGGCGGGTGCTGGTCGAACGGATCGAGGGGTTCGCCCGGCCGGACGAGTGGCAGCGGGCCTTTGGCGAAATCCGGGACTTCGAGCAGAGCCTGGTCGATGAAGGCGTGATCATGGTCAAACTGTGGATGCACATCTCGGCCGAGGAGCAGCTGAGACGGTTCGAAAGCCGGGAACGCAGCCCGCTGAAGCGGTGGAAGCTCACCGACGAGGACTGGCGAAACCGTGAGAAGCGGGATGCGTACGAGACGGCCGTCGAGGAGATGTTCGAACGCACCGAGAGCGAACACTCCAGGTGGCACGTGATCCCGGGCGACTCGAAGCGCTACGCCCGGGTGGCCGTGATCAACAAGGTGATTGAGGAGATCGAAGCCGGCGCCAGGCGGTGGGATTTCAAACTCCCCTGA
- a CDS encoding MoxR family ATPase, producing MTVSAPAGPETPAEVAAALAGSSYLADDSTALIAFLAQRLGKPVLVEGPAGVGKTELAKALSRATGRELVRLQCYEGLDEAKALYEWNYRKQLLRIQASSAAEGSENEPVGMGEIFTREFLLERPLMRAIANPEPVVLLIDEIDKTDQEFEAMLLELLSDFQITIPEMGRIEASTHPLVLLTSNNSRELTEALKRRCLYLWLDYPAPEREAEIIRLHAPEIDRQLADRLVEVIGMVRELDLKKPPSIAEAIDWARTLVLLGAEDIDADIFRDSLSIIIKHRTDLDQVAERITPRLGK from the coding sequence ATGACCGTTTCCGCCCCCGCCGGCCCCGAGACTCCCGCCGAGGTCGCCGCCGCCCTGGCCGGGTCCTCCTATCTCGCCGACGATTCGACCGCCCTGATCGCCTTCCTCGCGCAGCGCCTGGGAAAACCGGTGCTGGTAGAAGGGCCCGCGGGCGTCGGCAAGACCGAGCTGGCCAAGGCCCTCTCCCGGGCGACCGGACGAGAGCTGGTCCGGCTCCAGTGCTACGAGGGGCTCGATGAGGCCAAGGCGCTCTACGAGTGGAACTACCGCAAGCAGTTGCTCCGGATCCAGGCTTCCTCCGCGGCCGAGGGCAGCGAGAATGAACCGGTCGGGATGGGCGAGATCTTCACTCGCGAGTTCCTGCTCGAACGGCCACTGATGCGGGCGATCGCCAATCCGGAACCGGTGGTTCTGCTGATCGACGAGATCGACAAGACCGACCAGGAGTTCGAGGCGATGCTGCTCGAGCTGCTCTCCGACTTTCAGATCACGATCCCGGAGATGGGCCGGATCGAAGCGTCGACCCATCCCCTGGTTCTGCTGACCTCGAACAACTCCAGGGAGCTGACCGAGGCGCTCAAGCGCCGCTGCCTCTATCTCTGGCTGGACTATCCGGCGCCAGAACGGGAAGCGGAGATCATTCGCCTCCATGCACCAGAGATCGACCGGCAACTGGCCGACCGGCTGGTCGAGGTGATCGGAATGGTTCGGGAGCTCGACCTGAAGAAGCCCCCCTCGATCGCCGAGGCGATCGACTGGGCCCGGACCCTGGTCCTGCTCGGGGCCGAGGACATCGACGCCGACATCTTCCGGGACTCACTTTCGATCATCATCAAGCATCGGACCGACCTCGATCAGGTGGCCGAGCGGATCACCCCGCGGCTGGGCAAATGA
- a CDS encoding VWA domain-containing protein, which produces MIRRILAFCEELRREGMKVGTSEIQDAFQALAVVPWTAPVDFREALAGTLAKSPKDREIFDLVFDRYFFRATEAAALEHGVDEAAARAERMSDEVQDLLDPDALGEAIREAIEAGDEAALNELARLAIEAFGRRGESSGVVGVDVQRIRRGLGLTPAEAADPNSDDDRSPIDRERLSLFERQLRRELTRRQIERQGELPPARPLSELNRALPMRGPRDLAEVHRAVARMKRRLATLGHDPRGSRRGRVVDIRRTIRASLETGGVPLRLRYRPKRPRKPEIFVLCDVSTSVSSASTFFLSVLHALHDSFRRLRSFVFIERISEVTGIFADERDFAAIADRITATGGVADISGYTDYGRVWGEFLEDVSRDLGPRSTVIVLGDARTNGRPPAEEAFAQVTARAGRTFWLNPEPELYWNYGDSVMKSYMPFLDGAFECWKTEHLELFADVVAGGSPPPEHSLRRPPVSGRIGVAGTRRVR; this is translated from the coding sequence ATGATTCGCCGGATCCTCGCCTTCTGCGAGGAGCTGCGCCGGGAAGGGATGAAGGTCGGGACGTCCGAGATCCAGGATGCCTTCCAGGCCCTGGCCGTCGTCCCCTGGACCGCCCCGGTTGACTTCCGGGAAGCGCTCGCGGGCACCCTGGCCAAATCACCGAAGGACCGGGAGATATTTGATCTCGTTTTCGACCGCTACTTCTTCCGGGCGACCGAGGCGGCGGCACTTGAACACGGTGTGGACGAGGCCGCAGCGCGGGCCGAACGGATGTCGGATGAGGTTCAGGATCTGCTCGACCCCGACGCCCTGGGTGAGGCAATCCGGGAGGCGATCGAGGCGGGTGACGAGGCGGCCCTCAACGAGTTGGCCCGACTGGCGATCGAGGCTTTTGGCCGCCGGGGGGAGAGTTCCGGCGTGGTCGGGGTCGACGTGCAGAGGATCCGGCGGGGGCTCGGGCTCACCCCGGCAGAGGCGGCAGATCCGAACTCGGATGATGATCGTTCGCCGATCGACCGGGAGCGGCTTTCGCTGTTCGAACGACAGCTTCGACGCGAACTCACCCGGCGACAGATCGAGCGTCAGGGTGAGCTGCCCCCGGCCCGGCCACTCTCCGAATTGAACCGTGCCCTGCCGATGCGGGGACCCCGGGATCTGGCCGAGGTCCATCGGGCCGTGGCCCGGATGAAGCGTCGGCTGGCCACCCTCGGCCACGACCCGCGCGGCAGCCGCCGCGGCCGGGTGGTCGACATCCGCCGGACGATACGGGCCTCACTTGAGACCGGAGGGGTTCCACTGAGGCTCCGCTACCGGCCGAAGCGACCGCGAAAGCCGGAGATATTCGTGCTCTGCGACGTCTCGACCTCGGTCAGCTCGGCCTCCACCTTCTTTCTCTCGGTGCTCCACGCGCTCCACGACTCCTTCCGCAGGCTGCGCAGTTTCGTCTTCATCGAACGAATCTCCGAGGTGACCGGAATCTTCGCCGACGAGCGGGACTTCGCGGCGATCGCCGACCGGATCACCGCCACCGGCGGGGTAGCCGACATCTCGGGTTACACAGACTACGGCCGGGTCTGGGGCGAGTTCCTCGAGGACGTCTCGCGTGATCTCGGCCCCCGGTCAACCGTGATCGTGCTCGGGGATGCCCGCACCAACGGCCGCCCTCCGGCCGAGGAAGCCTTCGCCCAGGTGACCGCCAGGGCCGGCCGCACTTTCTGGCTCAACCCGGAGCCGGAGCTGTACTGGAACTACGGGGACTCGGTGATGAAGTCCTACATGCCGTTTCTCGACGGCGCGTTCGAGTGCTGGAAGACCGAACATCTGGAACTGTTCGCCGACGTGGTCGCCGGTGGGAGTCCACCACCGGAACACTCTCTGCGTCGCCCCCCCGTTTCGGGCCGCATCGGGGTGGCCGGGACCCGCCGGGTCCGATGA
- a CDS encoding DUF167 domain-containing protein produces the protein MKLRVRLQPRAASNELAGWREDPETGERVLIARVTAPPVDGKANAALVKLLAKEYSLPKSKIRILRGESSRDKLIELDRAGR, from the coding sequence ATGAAGCTCCGGGTCCGGCTGCAGCCACGGGCCGCAAGCAATGAACTGGCCGGCTGGCGGGAGGATCCGGAAACCGGCGAGCGGGTATTGATCGCCCGGGTGACCGCCCCGCCGGTCGACGGCAAGGCCAACGCAGCCCTGGTCAAACTGCTGGCAAAGGAGTACAGCCTGCCGAAGTCGAAAATCCGGATCCTCCGGGGCGAATCGTCGAGAGACAAGCTGATCGAGCTGGACCGGGCCGGAAGGTAG